In the genome of Dehalococcoidales bacterium, one region contains:
- the rsfS gene encoding ribosome silencing factor → MEIASDKQAIDISLLDVKEICGFADYFVLCSCDSERQIDALAGEIISLLKKENVYPLHREGTPESGWVLVDYNDVIVHILSPQEREYYRLDELWKQANPIIRIQ, encoded by the coding sequence GTGGAAATCGCCAGCGATAAGCAAGCGATTGACATCAGTTTATTGGATGTAAAGGAAATATGCGGCTTTGCCGATTATTTTGTGCTTTGCAGTTGTGATTCCGAAAGACAAATAGATGCCCTCGCCGGAGAAATAATCAGCCTTTTGAAAAAGGAAAACGTCTATCCGCTGCACAGGGAAGGGACCCCCGAATCGGGCTGGGTGTTGGTGGACTATAACGATGTCATCGTCCATATACTCTCTCCCCAAGAGAGAGAGTATTACAGACTTGATGAGCTTTGGAAACAAGCAAATCCGATAATTCGGATTCAATAG